The Fimbriimonadia bacterium region CCGACATGGATGAGGACGGGCGCATCTTCTTCCGGAAGGACGATCGCACCGAGTCCGGTGGCGGCCCAGAGAAGAAGGAACCGGTCACTGTCGAGTAGTAATTGCCCCTCCCTCTCCCCGTTCTGTGCAGCGGGGAGAGGGTCGGGGTGAGGGCTCGATCTGCGCTGCGCACGGATTTCGGGGTCGGCTCTCGAGGGAGGCTTTTGTACTGCGATCTCCGCGAACCCTTTGCGGTCTCCGCGTGACACTCCGGGTGGTACCATACCGCCGGCCCGCCACTGCGATCTGCGGCGGCAAGTAGTCGATGTCATCGCCGGGGTTCCGAAACTTTGCGGAGGCTCGCTAGGCTGGGCCGGGCTCTAAACCGGGACGGCCCTGCTTGATTCGCACGCTCGCATCCTCGGGCTCCGAATCCTGCTTCGTGACCGGACTTTCGGTACCTGCCAATCGCTCCTCGACGCGAGTGCCCTCGGGCGTAACGGCGCCCTTCAAGATTGCTAGGAACTCTTCGCGCCCGATCGTCTCCTTTTCCAGCAGTGCCTTCACCAGTTCATCGAGTTTGTCACGATTCGCGGTCAGGATCTCCGTGGCCCTGCGGTGACAGCTGTCCACGATCTCGCGCACTTCCTGGTCTATGGCCCGCGCGACGTCCTCGCTGAAGTTGCGATCCTCCATGATGTCTCGGCCCAGGAATGGGTTGCCGTGTCGGCGTCCGAAGGTGAGCGTGCCGAGTTTCTCGCTCATGCCGTACTCGCACACCATGGCGCGTGCCAACTCCGTCACTCGCTGCAGGTCTTCTCGCGCCCCGGTCGTGGTCTCGTTGAACACCAGATCTTCGGCGATGCGCCCGCCCAGCAGACCAGTGATCATGTCCAGCAGCTCGCTGCGCGAGCGATTGTGGCGGTCGCGATCCGGGAGCATCCACGTGGAACCGAGGCTCATGCCCCGTGGCAAGATCGTGATCTTATACACGCGGTCCCCATGTTCCATCATCTCCCCGACGATGGCGTGGCCCGCCTCGTGGTAGGCGACCACCTCGCGCTCCTTCGGGTCCATCACGCGGCTGGAGCGCTCGGGACCGGCGATCACTCGGTCCAGCGCTTCTTCCACGTTTTGCATCCGGATCTCGGTCTGGTCCTTGCGGGCTGCCAGCAGCGCAGCTTCGTTCAGGACGTTCGCGAGGTCCGCGCCGGTCATGCCGGACGTTCGCTTGGCGAGCACGGACAGGTCCACATCTTCCGCGAGAGGCTTGCCCTTCGCGTGCACTTTCAGGATGGCCTCGCGCCCGAGTTGGTCCGGCGCGTCCACTACCACCTGGCGGTCGAAGCGTCCGGGACGAAGCAGTGCCGGGTCCAGCACGTCGGGGCGGTTGGTCGCAGCTAGCAGGATCACTCCGATGTTCGGGTCGAAGCCGTCCATCTCTACCAAGAGCTGGTTCAGGGTCTGCTCTCGCTCGTCGTGTCCACCACCGAGGCCCGCGCCACGTTGGCGTCCCACGGCATCGATCTCGTCCACGAAGATGAGGCTGGGTCGGTGCGCCTTGGCCGTCTCGAACAGGTCCCGGACTCGCGCGGCGCCGACACCCACGAACATCTCGACGAAGTCGGAGCCGGAGATGTGGAAGAACGGGACGCCCGCTTCGCCAGCTACCGCACGTGCGAGGAGAGTCTTTCCGCAACCTGGAGGGCCGAGCAGCAGCACGCCCTTAGGGATTTTCGCACCGACGGCTACGTACTTCTTCTGATTGCGCAAGAAATCGACGATCTCGCTGAGTTCCTGCTTGGCCTCTTCCACGCCCGCAACGTCGGCGAAGGTGGTCTTGGGAACGTTCTCCCCCAATCGCCGCGCTCGACTTCGACCGAACGAAAGGGCCTGGTTCCCCGACTGCTGAGCCGGTCGGAAGATGAAGAACCAGAAGGCGAGGGCCAAGCCGATCGGCAGCATGAGTGAGGTGAGCAGGGGTAACCACGCTTCGGATAGCGCCGAACCCACGGCCTTCACCTGGGGCGACTTGTCCAGCGCCGCATTCAGCTCGTCGGAGTAAGGGTACCGCACGCGGGCTCGTATCTTGGTGCCGTCCTTCAGCGTACCGGTGAAGGTATCGTTCGATATCTCGCCGCTCTTTACGCTCGCGTTGTTGAGATACTCAATGAGGTTGGCCTGAGAGATCTCGGTTACGTGGTTTCCAAAGGCCCCAATTCCGCCCTTACCGGAAATGAAGACGTAGAAGAGCACGATGCCAACGGCAGCCAATATGAAAAAGGTTCTAGCGCTCCGACTCAAAAACACCTCCGCCAGGCGAGACGTACACCCAGTTTCTCGTACGTACTGCGAGGCACTACGGTTACGCCGACCATCCGCTTGCGTGCGCGGGCATTATACCGCCGGGTCCTTCGGTACGCCAGAAACTAGCAGGCTTACCGTCGTTCGCGACGTAGAGACGGCCCGCTCTGCAGCCCTGCAGCCGAAGGCCCACACGGGTCCCAGCTCATCGTGGACTACCGGGATGTGAGGGCGCATCCGCTCCGGCACACCGGCTTCCCACAGGAGGTCTTTGATGGGCCTCGCGGCCTTTCCGCCCACGGGGCGGTACTTAGCAGGAGCGTACGGCTCGACGTACAAGTCACCCTTCAAGGATTGTCGGTCGAGACATGCCTGAGACCTGCACGGGCACGGTTTGGACTCCCCCTCACGCAGCACGAGGTCGAAGTCCAAGACGGGAATTCGTACGGGCCGGTCCGGGATCAGCGTCAGTCGGTAACTGGTTGCTTGCCATTTCACCCATGCTCGGAGTGTCTCTGGCGTCGTCGCGATCCCAACGTTGCTGGTGGGTACGTTGAAGCCGGACTCGACCCCACGGGCCAGCGCCTCACGGACCGCGTCCACAAACTTGAACCCCGCTTCGTGACTGGGCTGCAGATACTCGATGGCATGAAGGATCAAGCGCCTCTGCACCGCGATAGGCTGAGCCTTAATCCCTTCGGCGTTCAGCGCCACCTCCAACGGTCGAATGCCTAGGCTCTCCACCCACGAAGGCTGAGGGGCCTTCAGCGAGCGGAACACGTCGTCCGTCAGGGTGGCAAGCAACTCGTCCTCCGCGGCGATGATCTCGGATAGGCGGGCGATTGAGCGGAAGGAGTACTCTTTATAGCTCTCGGTAACCGCCGTGGTCAGACGATGCCGCAGCCCGGCTCTTTCTCGACCTAGCTCGAAGTTGGTGCGATCCACGACCGTTCGCAGGCCGTTGCTCTCGCAGTAACGGGCAGTCTGAGCGCGCGTGACAGCGAGCAGAGGCCGAAGCAGCGTTCCACGGATGGGGGCTATGCCTCGCAGCCCTCGCAGGCCGGCGCCTCGCATCAAGTGCATGATCACGGTCTCTGCGTGGTCGTCCAGAGTGTGCCCCGTGGTGATGTAGTCGGCCTGGGCCTCTTGCCGTACCGCCTCCAGGAACT contains the following coding sequences:
- a CDS encoding ATP-dependent zinc metalloprotease FtsH — encoded protein: MLPIGLALAFWFFIFRPAQQSGNQALSFGRSRARRLGENVPKTTFADVAGVEEAKQELSEIVDFLRNQKKYVAVGAKIPKGVLLLGPPGCGKTLLARAVAGEAGVPFFHISGSDFVEMFVGVGAARVRDLFETAKAHRPSLIFVDEIDAVGRQRGAGLGGGHDEREQTLNQLLVEMDGFDPNIGVILLAATNRPDVLDPALLRPGRFDRQVVVDAPDQLGREAILKVHAKGKPLAEDVDLSVLAKRTSGMTGADLANVLNEAALLAARKDQTEIRMQNVEEALDRVIAGPERSSRVMDPKEREVVAYHEAGHAIVGEMMEHGDRVYKITILPRGMSLGSTWMLPDRDRHNRSRSELLDMITGLLGGRIAEDLVFNETTTGAREDLQRVTELARAMVCEYGMSEKLGTLTFGRRHGNPFLGRDIMEDRNFSEDVARAIDQEVREIVDSCHRRATEILTANRDKLDELVKALLEKETIGREEFLAILKGAVTPEGTRVEERLAGTESPVTKQDSEPEDASVRIKQGRPGLEPGPA
- the tilS gene encoding tRNA lysidine(34) synthetase TilS, whose translation is MGFSGGADSTALLHVLSSLSAELGVRLIAAHLHHAMRGEEADADAEHCAGVARRLGVPFHVRRIDVIELARERKLNIEEAGRVARYEFLEAVRQEAQADYITTGHTLDDHAETVIMHLMRGAGLRGLRGIAPIRGTLLRPLLAVTRAQTARYCESNGLRTVVDRTNFELGRERAGLRHRLTTAVTESYKEYSFRSIARLSEIIAAEDELLATLTDDVFRSLKAPQPSWVESLGIRPLEVALNAEGIKAQPIAVQRRLILHAIEYLQPSHEAGFKFVDAVREALARGVESGFNVPTSNVGIATTPETLRAWVKWQATSYRLTLIPDRPVRIPVLDFDLVLREGESKPCPCRSQACLDRQSLKGDLYVEPYAPAKYRPVGGKAARPIKDLLWEAGVPERMRPHIPVVHDELGPVWAFGCRAAERAVSTSRTTVSLLVSGVPKDPAV